One stretch of Streptomyces peucetius DNA includes these proteins:
- a CDS encoding 3-hydroxyacyl-CoA dehydrogenase family protein produces the protein MDTPLHTIAVVGLGTMGTGIAEVLARAGREVVGIDVSDAAARRAVASLEASTARAVGRERITEEERRDILARFRTFSDPQAAAEADLVIEVVPESYEAKQQVFRELDAVVRPDTIIATGTNALSVTRLAADSERPERVLGLHFFNPAPAMKLVEVVSSVLTAPAAVEAVTALARELGKEPVAIGDRPGFVADGLLFGYLNQAAAMYESRYASREDIDAAMKLGCGLPMGPLALLDLIGIDTARTVLDAMYAESQDRLHAPAPILGQLSAAGLTGRKAGRGFYTYAAPGSADTVDDALTPRPSDGAAAGREIRSVGVAGSGTMASGIAEVFAKAGYDVVLAARSLEKAEVAKARIGKSLARSVAKGRMTEEAREGTLARIAPAGSLDAFAEVDLALEAVAEDLEIKQQLFATLDKICKPGAVLATTTSSLPVVACARATSRPQDVIGMHFFNPAPAMKLVEVVRTVLTSDDVHATVREVTAKIKKHPVDCGDRAGFIVNALLFPYLNNAIKMVEEHYATLDDIDAAMKLGGGYPMGPFELLDVVGLDVSLAIEKVLHREFRDPGLAPAPLLEHLVAAGCLGRKTGRGFREYARR, from the coding sequence ATGGACACCCCTCTCCACACCATTGCCGTCGTCGGCCTCGGCACCATGGGCACCGGCATCGCCGAGGTCCTCGCGCGCGCCGGCCGCGAGGTCGTCGGCATCGACGTCAGTGACGCCGCCGCCCGCCGGGCCGTCGCCTCGCTCGAAGCCTCCACCGCCCGCGCCGTGGGGCGGGAGCGGATCACCGAGGAGGAGCGCCGAGACATCCTCGCCCGTTTCCGCACCTTCTCCGATCCGCAGGCCGCCGCCGAGGCCGATCTGGTGATCGAGGTCGTGCCCGAGTCGTACGAGGCCAAGCAGCAGGTCTTCCGCGAGCTCGACGCCGTCGTCCGCCCGGACACGATCATCGCGACCGGCACCAACGCCCTCTCCGTGACCCGGCTCGCGGCCGATTCCGAGCGCCCGGAGCGCGTGCTCGGACTGCACTTCTTCAATCCGGCCCCGGCGATGAAGCTCGTCGAGGTGGTCTCCTCCGTGCTGACCGCCCCGGCCGCCGTGGAGGCCGTCACGGCGCTGGCCCGCGAGCTCGGCAAGGAGCCGGTCGCGATCGGTGACCGTCCCGGATTCGTCGCGGACGGCCTGCTGTTCGGTTACCTCAACCAGGCGGCGGCGATGTACGAGTCGCGCTACGCCTCCCGCGAGGACATCGACGCGGCGATGAAGCTCGGCTGCGGTCTGCCCATGGGCCCCCTCGCGCTGCTCGACCTGATCGGCATCGACACCGCACGCACCGTGCTGGACGCGATGTACGCGGAGTCGCAGGACCGCCTGCACGCCCCGGCGCCCATCCTGGGGCAGCTCAGTGCGGCCGGTCTGACCGGCCGCAAGGCCGGCCGCGGGTTCTACACCTACGCCGCCCCCGGCAGCGCCGACACCGTGGACGACGCGCTGACCCCGCGGCCGTCCGACGGGGCCGCCGCCGGCCGGGAGATCCGCTCGGTCGGCGTGGCCGGCTCCGGCACCATGGCGAGCGGCATCGCGGAGGTCTTCGCCAAGGCGGGTTACGACGTGGTGCTGGCCGCGCGCAGCCTGGAGAAAGCCGAGGTGGCGAAGGCCCGCATCGGCAAGTCGCTGGCGCGCTCGGTCGCCAAGGGACGGATGACCGAGGAGGCCCGGGAGGGCACCCTGGCCCGGATCGCCCCCGCCGGTTCGCTCGACGCGTTCGCCGAGGTCGACCTGGCGCTGGAGGCGGTGGCCGAGGACCTGGAGATCAAGCAGCAGCTCTTCGCCACCCTCGACAAGATCTGCAAGCCGGGTGCGGTGCTCGCCACCACCACCTCCTCGCTGCCCGTCGTCGCCTGCGCGCGCGCCACCTCGCGCCCCCAGGACGTCATCGGCATGCACTTCTTCAACCCCGCCCCGGCGATGAAGCTGGTCGAGGTGGTCCGCACGGTCCTGACCTCCGACGATGTGCACGCCACGGTCCGCGAGGTCACCGCGAAGATCAAGAAGCACCCGGTCGACTGCGGCGACCGGGCGGGCTTCATCGTGAACGCGCTGCTCTTCCCGTACCTCAACAACGCGATCAAGATGGTCGAGGAGCACTACGCCACCCTCGACGACATCGACGCCGCGATGAAGCTCGGCGGCGGCTACCCGATGGGCCCGTTCGAACTGCTCGACGTGGTCGGTCTCGACGTCTCGCTCGCGATCGAGAAGGTCCTGCACCGCGAGTTCCGCGACCCGGGCCTGGCTCCGGCGCCGCTGCTCGAGCACCTGGTCGCCGCGGGATGCCTCGGCCGCAAGACGGGGCGCGGCTTCCGCGAATATGCCCGGCGCTGA
- a CDS encoding adenylosuccinate lyase, with product MDEELRSLASRLRDESGGGAAYERLLTTADHDELATVLTEHGRPLWARELAAFRLGCAGDRRAFESLVLLLNHRDPERCVGAAHALAELGDPRTPRAAAALATNELRVAYSLLPVRLLTRLRAPESVPALITVLGRRLGAGDPHWRVALACVEGLGALGDARAAEVVRAALPHPRLAAAAQAALARLEGQRA from the coding sequence ATGGACGAGGAGTTGCGGTCGCTCGCGAGCCGGCTGCGGGACGAGTCGGGCGGGGGAGCCGCGTACGAACGGCTGCTGACCACCGCCGACCACGACGAACTCGCCACCGTCCTCACCGAACACGGGCGCCCCCTGTGGGCACGTGAACTCGCCGCCTTCCGGCTCGGCTGCGCCGGGGACCGCCGCGCCTTCGAGTCCCTGGTCCTCCTCCTCAACCACCGCGACCCCGAGCGCTGTGTCGGCGCCGCCCACGCCCTCGCCGAGCTGGGCGACCCCCGCACCCCGCGCGCCGCCGCTGCACTCGCCACCAACGAACTGCGCGTCGCCTACTCCCTGCTCCCGGTCCGCCTGCTGACCCGGCTGCGCGCACCGGAGTCCGTCCCGGCCCTGATCACGGTCCTCGGCCGCCGCCTCGGCGCCGGCGACCCGCACTGGCGGGTGGCGCTGGCGTGCGTGGAGGGCCTGGGAGCGCTGGGCGACGCGCGCGCCGCCGAGGTCGTACGGGCGGCGCTGCCGCACCCGCGTCTGGCGGCGGCGGCGCAGGCGGCGCTGGCGCGGCTGGAGGGACAGCGGGCGTGA
- a CDS encoding GNAT family N-acetyltransferase, producing the protein MTMRVRDMTIDDCDAVATIRVGGWRFAYTGLVPQSYLDAMNAADDAAERRSLLVDGAGAGVSNVVAEWAGEVVGWGCFGPLRDEGGEKHREVCELYAIYVRPERISSGVGHALMAELTGRARAAGFQEMVLWVLRDNARARRFYERAGFTPDGTEEPFEVDGERVPEVRYFRRLTA; encoded by the coding sequence ATGACCATGCGCGTGCGGGACATGACGATCGACGACTGCGACGCGGTCGCCACGATCCGGGTGGGCGGCTGGCGGTTCGCGTACACCGGACTCGTGCCCCAGTCGTACCTGGACGCCATGAACGCGGCGGACGACGCGGCCGAACGCCGCTCGCTCCTCGTGGACGGAGCGGGCGCCGGGGTGAGCAACGTGGTCGCCGAGTGGGCCGGCGAGGTGGTCGGCTGGGGCTGCTTCGGCCCGCTCCGCGACGAGGGCGGCGAGAAGCACCGGGAAGTGTGCGAGCTCTACGCGATCTACGTCCGGCCGGAGCGCATCTCCTCGGGCGTGGGCCACGCGCTGATGGCCGAACTGACGGGCCGCGCGAGGGCGGCCGGGTTCCAGGAGATGGTCCTGTGGGTCCTCAGGGACAACGCCCGCGCCCGCCGCTTCTACGAGCGCGCGGGCTTCACACCGGACGGCACCGAGGAGCCCTTCGAGGTCGACGGCGAACGCGTCCCGGAGGTCCGTTACTTCCGGCGACTGACGGCGTGA
- a CDS encoding Rv2578c family radical SAM protein has protein sequence MRWDNLADGPAPSGDAALFGTSAVTTRTFDTPEFRGITFHEVRARSILNRVPGASRMPFEWTVNPYRGCTHACVYCFARKTHSYLDLDTGLGFDSQIVVKVNAPELLRRQLASRQWQGAHIAMGTNVDCYQRAEGRYRLMPGIISALRDHANPFSILTKGTLILHDLDLLVQAAGVTEVGISVSVGFTDRELWRTVEPGTPSPERRLDVVRTLTEHGIGCGVLMAPVIPFLGDHPDQLRATVRAIAAAGATSVTPLVLHLRPGAREWFMAWLREHHPHLVARYERLYAEGAYAPKWYQRRITRHVHELAAEFGIGPADRGDHRRRQPAAPEPVVPEPTQLTLL, from the coding sequence ATGCGCTGGGACAATCTGGCCGACGGCCCCGCCCCATCAGGGGACGCCGCCCTGTTCGGTACGTCCGCGGTCACGACGCGGACCTTCGACACCCCCGAGTTCCGGGGCATCACCTTCCACGAGGTCCGGGCCCGTTCGATCCTGAACCGGGTGCCGGGCGCGTCACGGATGCCGTTCGAATGGACCGTCAACCCCTACCGGGGCTGCACCCATGCCTGCGTGTACTGCTTCGCCCGCAAGACACACAGCTATCTGGACCTGGACACCGGCCTCGGTTTCGACTCGCAGATCGTCGTCAAGGTCAACGCCCCCGAACTGCTGCGCCGCCAGCTGGCGTCCCGCCAGTGGCAGGGCGCGCACATCGCCATGGGGACCAACGTGGACTGCTACCAGCGGGCTGAGGGACGCTACCGGCTGATGCCGGGGATCATCTCGGCGCTGCGCGACCACGCCAATCCGTTCTCGATCCTCACCAAGGGCACGCTGATCCTGCACGACCTGGATCTGCTGGTCCAGGCCGCGGGCGTCACCGAGGTCGGCATCTCCGTCTCGGTGGGCTTCACGGACCGCGAACTGTGGCGCACGGTCGAACCGGGCACCCCCTCCCCCGAACGCCGCCTCGACGTCGTACGCACCCTCACCGAGCACGGCATCGGCTGCGGCGTCCTGATGGCGCCGGTCATCCCGTTCCTCGGCGACCACCCCGACCAGCTGAGGGCCACGGTGAGGGCGATCGCGGCCGCCGGCGCGACCTCCGTCACCCCGCTCGTGCTGCATCTGCGCCCCGGCGCCCGTGAGTGGTTCATGGCCTGGCTGCGCGAACACCATCCGCATCTGGTGGCGCGGTACGAGCGGCTGTACGCGGAGGGCGCGTACGCGCCCAAGTGGTACCAGCGCCGGATCACCCGTCATGTGCACGAGCTGGCCGCCGAGTTCGGTATCGGCCCCGCGGACCGCGGCGACCACCGGCGGCGGCAGCCCGCAGCCCCCGAGCCGGTGGTGCCGGAGCCGACTCAACTCACGCTGCTCTGA